One stretch of Chitinophagales bacterium DNA includes these proteins:
- a CDS encoding thioredoxin family protein — MKKLFFLFLLSGCAVRLLAQDVNFLDGTWDQVLAKAAAENKYIMVDAYTAWCGPCKMMDKEKYHGNAEVATFINANYVAYKSDCENGHGVDLAMKFKVRAYPTVLLFNPQGQLVSKFVGYNPKEDEFLKPFREALAIKTAKVMAYDSRVIDPGFPDFYKKAFTANGIKGTMPDKDMVEKYLDDQSDKFSEVSWAVLSVFNAPGKYQQFFLTNYEKYHQLYGAETEDIIQNLVGKMSQQANKSHDEKVLKDALAMVDQYMAPDQKDDYKMYVSTSFYAGENHWKEYVEAFDEYFNKKGMDQETLNQVAWTIYEKCDDPTCVKKALSWMDKINPDIKDYYIMDTYAALLFKGGRSDEAEKWAQKAIDQGKSENQETASTEELLGKIKSAKGGNK, encoded by the coding sequence ATGAAAAAATTATTTTTTCTTTTTCTGCTGTCAGGCTGTGCGGTACGACTGTTGGCTCAGGATGTTAATTTTTTAGATGGTACCTGGGACCAGGTGCTTGCTAAAGCCGCTGCTGAAAATAAATATATTATGGTGGATGCATATACCGCCTGGTGCGGACCCTGCAAGATGATGGATAAGGAAAAATACCATGGCAATGCCGAGGTTGCAACCTTCATTAATGCCAACTACGTTGCTTATAAATCTGACTGCGAGAATGGACATGGTGTTGACCTGGCCATGAAGTTTAAAGTGCGCGCATATCCTACCGTATTACTATTTAATCCACAGGGGCAATTGGTATCAAAATTTGTAGGATATAACCCGAAAGAAGATGAATTCTTAAAACCATTCCGCGAAGCGCTTGCTATAAAAACAGCAAAGGTTATGGCTTATGACTCCAGGGTTATCGATCCGGGGTTCCCTGATTTTTATAAAAAAGCATTTACCGCAAACGGGATTAAAGGAACCATGCCGGATAAGGATATGGTTGAAAAATACCTTGATGATCAAAGCGATAAATTTTCAGAAGTTAGCTGGGCCGTGTTATCTGTTTTTAATGCGCCCGGAAAGTATCAGCAATTCTTTCTGACTAATTATGAAAAATACCATCAGCTCTACGGTGCAGAAACAGAAGATATTATTCAAAACCTGGTCGGTAAAATGAGCCAGCAGGCTAATAAATCTCACGATGAAAAAGTCTTGAAAGATGCGCTCGCAATGGTAGACCAGTATATGGCGCCCGACCAAAAGGATGACTATAAGATGTATGTTAGCACCTCATTTTATGCAGGTGAAAATCACTGGAAAGAGTATGTAGAAGCGTTTGATGAATATTTTAATAAAAAGGGAATGGACCAGGAGACCCTTAACCAGGTAGCATGGACCATCTATGAAAAATGTGATGACCCAACCTGTGTAAAAAAGGCTTTGAGCTGGATGGATAAGATCAATCCCGATATAAAAGATTATTATATTATGGATACCTATGCCGCGCTGCTCTTTAAGGGTGGACGCTCAGATGAAGCTGAAAAATGGGCACAGAAGGCCATTGACCAGGGGAAAAGCGAAAACCAGGAAACGGCATCTACAGAAGAATTGCTTGGGAAAATAAAATCCGCTAAAGGCGGAAATAAATAA
- the rpiA gene encoding ribose-5-phosphate isomerase RpiA, translated as MDAKQLAAEKAVDYVKSGMVVGLGTGSTAKYAIIKIGSMVKQGLQIKAIATSLQSETLAKSEGINITSFAEVKSIDITIDGADEADAEFNLIKGGGGALLHEKIVAAASKFYVIVVDEKKLVTQLGKFPLPVEVIPFGWEVTKQKLLQLDCTTKLRYAGKIPFVTDSGHYIIDCHFSRINDPETLHTKINNIPGVVENGLFLQMADEIIVGYTDGNLKTMKRNDIE; from the coding sequence ATGGATGCCAAACAATTAGCTGCAGAAAAAGCAGTAGATTATGTAAAGAGCGGAATGGTAGTAGGTCTCGGTACTGGCTCAACAGCGAAATATGCAATAATCAAAATTGGTTCCATGGTGAAGCAAGGGCTTCAAATTAAAGCCATTGCCACTTCACTGCAATCAGAGACCCTGGCAAAAAGTGAAGGGATTAATATTACTTCATTTGCTGAGGTTAAGAGCATTGATATTACTATTGATGGTGCGGATGAGGCGGACGCGGAATTTAATCTTATTAAAGGCGGAGGAGGGGCACTCCTGCATGAAAAAATCGTTGCAGCTGCAAGTAAATTTTATGTAATAGTAGTGGATGAAAAAAAGCTGGTAACGCAGCTTGGAAAATTTCCTTTGCCCGTAGAAGTGATTCCTTTCGGGTGGGAAGTGACAAAACAAAAACTGTTGCAACTCGATTGCACCACTAAGCTAAGGTATGCCGGTAAAATACCTTTTGTCACGGACAGCGGTCATTATATTATCGATTGTCATTTCTCACGAATAAACGATCCTGAAACCCTTCATACAAAAATTAATAATATCCCCGGTGTTGTTGAGAATGGTTTGTTTCTTCAGATGGCCGATGAAATAATTGTGGGTTATACGGATGGCAATTTAAAAACAATGAAACGTAATGATATTGAATGA
- a CDS encoding calcium-binding EGF-like domain-containing protein codes for MNFPIHQNLPRIGVIVMILVVFACSDKDNTLTTDACYGTSCLNGGTCLNGSCNCPQGYAGFHCETKLTPVSLTITGIEVSLFPLTDFSDNMWDASDRSNPDPYILLNPGPATVFSYYKSEVVNNAIAPLSYSNDLPYTLSNIDQGWSISVVDDDQSEGYQDQIMGGFYFTPISYDTDFPQTIELISSVQSLSITLAVIWNF; via the coding sequence ATGAATTTTCCAATACATCAAAACCTGCCACGGATAGGTGTGATAGTAATGATTTTGGTTGTCTTTGCATGCTCTGACAAGGACAACACTTTAACAACAGATGCCTGCTATGGAACGTCCTGCCTGAACGGTGGTACCTGTCTAAACGGTTCCTGTAATTGTCCCCAGGGGTACGCTGGCTTTCATTGTGAAACCAAATTGACTCCGGTTTCCTTAACCATAACCGGAATAGAAGTAAGCCTGTTTCCCCTCACTGATTTTAGCGATAATATGTGGGATGCATCGGACCGTTCTAATCCTGATCCTTATATATTGTTAAACCCCGGACCAGCTACGGTATTTTCTTATTACAAAAGTGAAGTAGTAAATAATGCAATAGCTCCTCTAAGCTATTCAAATGATCTTCCTTATACGCTTTCCAATATTGATCAGGGCTGGAGTATTTCAGTCGTGGATGACGATCAAAGTGAAGGTTATCAGGATCAGATTATGGGAGGTTTTTATTTTACTCCAATATCTTATGATACAGATTTTCCTCAGACGATTGAATTAATTTCTTCCGTTCAATCTTTGTCAATTACATTAGCCGTAATATGGAATTTTTGA
- a CDS encoding response regulator, which produces MADDDLDDAAFVMEALDVVDPHIGLKHVPDGQYLIDMLHGLGNLHTERHAPLILLDLNMPRKGGLETLREIRSNPFLNILPVLILSTSASQRDIQEAYINGANCYVIKPFTFNDWIYLMKGLTRFWLRKVIGTL; this is translated from the coding sequence ATGGCTGATGACGATCTGGATGATGCTGCGTTTGTGATGGAAGCTCTTGATGTTGTGGATCCTCATATTGGACTAAAGCATGTTCCAGATGGACAGTATCTGATAGATATGCTGCATGGTTTGGGAAATTTACATACGGAAAGACACGCGCCCCTAATCTTATTGGATCTAAATATGCCACGCAAAGGAGGATTGGAAACATTAAGAGAAATCAGAAGTAATCCTTTCTTAAACATACTTCCGGTTTTAATTCTTTCCACGTCTGCAAGTCAAAGAGACATACAAGAAGCATATATAAACGGGGCAAACTGCTATGTTATTAAGCCCTTTACCTTTAATGACTGGATTTACCTGATGAAAGGATTAACGCGTTTTTGGTTAAGAAAAGTAATTGGAACGTTATAG
- a CDS encoding metallophosphoesterase: MSRYIPIFIFASVIFIIDIYSFQAIRHAITFSSAGLKRFVTITYFAITAFTVGSIFFFSLFYSLFNLPQTLRVIWLGALIIFYLPKILLIPFLLIDDLRRGLQWMAIKIIPFKNINATRNISRSNFLTQMGLVVSGLYLSGLIYGVFRGGYNYQVKKISLLLPNLPEKYNGLRIAQISDIHSGSFTVTSPLAHAVKLVNKQQPDLVFFTGDLVNNSSDEILPFISIFKNIKARLGIYSILGNHDYGDYSSWPTEEAKRENLHQLVNAHKKLGWHLLRNENVLIGNPEEQIAIIGMENWGTRFQKYGDMAKSYAGSEKAKVKLLLSHDPTHWDAEVSKAYKDVDVTFSGHTHGFQMGIEIPGFIRWSPSQYFYPHWAGLYQELNQYLYVNRGLGFLAYPGRLGISPEITLIELKKT, translated from the coding sequence ATGAGTCGTTATATTCCCATTTTCATTTTCGCTTCAGTAATTTTTATAATTGATATTTATAGCTTTCAGGCCATACGGCACGCAATTACCTTTTCATCTGCCGGACTGAAACGCTTTGTCACTATTACATATTTTGCCATTACGGCTTTTACCGTCGGAAGCATATTTTTCTTTAGTCTTTTTTATAGCCTTTTCAATTTGCCGCAAACTTTACGTGTTATATGGCTTGGTGCACTAATCATTTTTTATCTGCCTAAAATACTTCTGATACCTTTTTTACTCATTGATGACCTGCGGCGCGGGTTACAGTGGATGGCAATTAAAATTATCCCATTTAAAAATATTAATGCCACCCGAAATATTTCCCGTTCTAATTTTCTTACACAGATGGGGTTAGTTGTATCGGGATTATATTTAAGCGGCTTAATCTATGGTGTATTCCGGGGTGGCTATAACTACCAGGTGAAAAAGATTTCGCTGTTGCTTCCCAACCTTCCCGAAAAATATAACGGATTAAGGATTGCTCAGATCAGTGATATTCACAGCGGAAGTTTTACCGTGACTTCACCTCTGGCACACGCTGTAAAACTGGTTAATAAACAACAGCCGGATTTGGTATTCTTCACAGGGGACCTGGTTAATAATTCTTCAGACGAGATTTTGCCTTTCATTTCCATTTTTAAAAATATTAAAGCCAGATTAGGTATTTATTCCATTCTGGGAAATCATGACTATGGCGATTATAGCTCATGGCCTACCGAAGAAGCCAAACGCGAAAATCTTCATCAGCTTGTCAATGCTCATAAAAAGCTAGGATGGCATTTATTGCGAAATGAGAATGTATTAATAGGAAACCCTGAAGAACAGATTGCAATCATTGGTATGGAAAACTGGGGAACAAGATTTCAGAAATATGGTGATATGGCTAAGTCATATGCTGGTTCAGAGAAAGCTAAGGTAAAATTGCTATTGAGCCATGATCCGACACACTGGGATGCAGAAGTTTCAAAAGCCTATAAGGATGTAGACGTTACATTCAGCGGTCATACACATGGCTTCCAAATGGGTATCGAAATTCCCGGGTTTATACGTTGGAGTCCCTCACAATATTTTTACCCACATTGGGCAGGGTTATATCAGGAATTAAATCAATATCTTTATGTCAACCGCGGATTGGGATTTCTAGCGTATCCTGGACGTCTGGGGATTTCACCGGAAATTACTTTAATAGAATTAAAAAAAACATAA
- a CDS encoding M1 family metallopeptidase — protein MKFILLFFTLVTVSFYPGITYSQVKADSLNPFTHADSLRGMLTPARSCYDVTFYDLVMGIDIKRHSIKGNNTIYFDVLADFDSMQIDLFHKIKIDSIVFNHENLKYRRDQNAVFIKFPSIQKVLEKKLLTIYYSGVPQVAKSPPWDGGFVWKKDAKNQDWIGVACEGTGSSLWWPCKDHLSDEPDSMQITFTVPTGLSCISNGNLRDTTPEANGTTKWQWFVSYPINNYNVTVNIAGYSHFSDYYLSGSDTLQLDYYVLPDNVNAAKEHFQQVKLMMACYEKYFGRYPFWRDGYALVETNYWGMEHQGAISYGNNYTNNKQGFDYIIVHESAHEWWGNNVSVKDAADMWIHESFATYAEALFIECNAGYNASIDYLKTQRWKIVDKQPNIGPYNVNYDAKDKDLYNKGAWMLHTFRSVVNNDSLFFNILYEIQQHFKLQTITSDQLIAFINEVSGKDNTAFFDQYLHYAAPPVLEYKTRQKGKKLRLTYRWKTDVGSFNMPVEVTSASSFYLGKMVRQYMLIHSTSDWQTITFPKLKAEDFDVNSDRYYVKKEKVK, from the coding sequence ATGAAATTTATCCTATTATTTTTCACTTTAGTTACTGTCTCATTCTACCCTGGTATCACTTATTCCCAGGTAAAAGCCGATTCCTTAAATCCATTTACTCATGCAGATTCTTTACGCGGAATGCTTACTCCTGCCCGTTCCTGTTACGATGTAACATTTTATGATTTAGTGATGGGTATAGATATAAAACGCCATTCCATTAAGGGAAATAACACTATATATTTCGATGTATTGGCCGATTTTGATTCTATGCAGATAGACCTGTTTCATAAAATAAAAATTGACAGTATCGTTTTCAACCATGAGAATCTGAAATACCGAAGAGATCAAAATGCCGTATTTATTAAATTTCCATCCATACAAAAAGTGTTGGAAAAAAAATTGCTGACAATATATTATTCGGGCGTTCCTCAAGTAGCAAAATCACCGCCGTGGGATGGTGGTTTTGTCTGGAAAAAAGATGCGAAAAACCAGGATTGGATAGGTGTGGCATGTGAAGGAACAGGATCTTCGCTATGGTGGCCATGTAAAGATCATTTAAGCGATGAGCCAGATAGCATGCAGATCACTTTTACCGTACCAACGGGCTTGAGCTGCATCTCCAATGGAAACCTTCGTGATACCACGCCTGAGGCAAACGGCACTACAAAATGGCAATGGTTTGTCAGCTATCCTATAAATAATTATAATGTTACAGTTAACATTGCCGGCTATTCTCATTTCAGTGACTATTACTTAAGTGGTTCAGACACTTTACAGCTGGATTACTATGTGCTTCCGGATAATGTAAATGCTGCTAAGGAGCACTTTCAACAAGTGAAATTGATGATGGCCTGTTATGAAAAATATTTTGGCCGGTATCCTTTCTGGCGTGATGGATATGCATTGGTGGAAACAAATTATTGGGGAATGGAACACCAGGGAGCAATTTCTTATGGGAATAATTATACAAATAATAAGCAAGGCTTTGACTATATAATCGTGCATGAATCAGCTCATGAGTGGTGGGGCAATAATGTATCTGTAAAGGATGCAGCAGATATGTGGATTCATGAATCGTTTGCCACATACGCCGAGGCATTATTTATCGAATGCAATGCAGGTTACAATGCTTCCATTGATTACCTTAAAACACAACGATGGAAAATCGTGGACAAGCAACCTAATATCGGGCCTTACAATGTTAATTATGATGCAAAGGATAAAGATTTATACAATAAAGGGGCCTGGATGCTTCACACTTTCAGAAGTGTTGTTAATAATGACTCTTTGTTTTTTAATATCCTTTATGAAATTCAACAGCATTTTAAATTACAGACCATTACTTCGGATCAGTTAATTGCTTTTATTAATGAGGTTTCAGGAAAAGATAATACCGCTTTTTTTGATCAGTACCTTCACTACGCGGCTCCTCCAGTATTGGAATATAAAACCAGGCAGAAAGGAAAAAAGCTTCGACTTACCTACCGTTGGAAAACAGATGTAGGATCGTTTAATATGCCTGTGGAAGTAACGAGTGCCTCTTCTTTTTATTTGGGTAAAATGGTAAGGCAATACATGCTAATTCATTCTACCAGTGACTGGCAAACGATAACCTTCCCAAAATTAAAAGCAGAAGATTTTGATGTGAACAGTGACAGGTATTATGTAAAAAAGGAAAAAGTTAAATGA
- a CDS encoding aminotransferase class V-fold PLP-dependent enzyme: MIDLRSDTVTRPTKAMLEAMVNAEVGDDVFGEDPTINALEEKASKMFGKEAALYCPSGTMTNQLAVKNHTQPGDEVIIERTNHVYFYEAGGIAFHSGCSVRLIHGDRGRIKPQDILDNINPINDHHTNTRLVSIENTANRGGGSYYTLPEMIALGKTAHDNGLKIHLDGARIFNALAELNIAPAELGPQFDSISVCLSKGLGCPVGSLLLSNKEFIKGTRKYRKIFGGGMRQAGLLAAAGIYALDHHVGRLKDDHRKAKAIGAFLETAYYTDWMLPVETNIIIFKLKDEFSAEKFTALLKESEILCIPIGKNQVRMVTHLDVDDSMVEKAISILSRVNL; this comes from the coding sequence ATGATTGATTTAAGAAGCGATACAGTAACGCGGCCTACTAAAGCAATGCTTGAAGCAATGGTGAATGCAGAAGTAGGAGATGATGTTTTTGGGGAAGATCCCACCATTAATGCACTGGAGGAAAAAGCATCGAAGATGTTCGGGAAGGAGGCTGCACTCTATTGCCCTTCCGGAACCATGACCAATCAGCTTGCTGTAAAGAATCATACTCAGCCTGGTGATGAAGTGATCATTGAACGGACCAACCATGTTTATTTTTACGAAGCGGGAGGCATCGCTTTTCACTCCGGCTGTTCAGTAAGGCTGATACATGGAGACCGGGGCCGCATAAAACCACAGGATATCCTTGACAATATCAATCCCATAAATGATCATCACACAAATACACGCCTGGTAAGCATTGAGAATACCGCAAATCGGGGAGGCGGCAGTTATTATACGCTGCCAGAAATGATCGCGCTGGGTAAAACAGCCCATGATAACGGCCTTAAAATTCATCTGGATGGCGCGCGCATTTTTAATGCTTTGGCAGAATTAAATATAGCGCCGGCCGAACTAGGCCCTCAATTTGATTCTATCTCTGTATGCCTCTCAAAGGGATTGGGATGCCCTGTGGGTTCACTACTATTAAGCAATAAAGAATTTATTAAAGGTACCCGCAAATACAGAAAAATATTCGGCGGGGGAATGCGACAAGCCGGACTTTTAGCAGCAGCCGGGATTTATGCTCTCGACCATCATGTTGGCCGGTTAAAAGACGATCACCGCAAAGCCAAAGCAATTGGTGCCTTTTTAGAAACAGCTTATTATACGGACTGGATGCTTCCTGTGGAAACAAACATTATTATTTTCAAGCTGAAAGATGAATTTTCTGCGGAGAAGTTCACGGCACTATTAAAAGAAAGCGAAATTCTATGTATTCCTATTGGAAAAAATCAGGTACGTATGGTTACACATCTTGATGTAGATGATTCCATGGTTGAAAAAGCAATTAGCATTTTATCCCGGGTTAATCTTTAA